TACGCCTTCGGTGGCGTGCTGGTCTACGAGAGCGCCGGCAAGTACCCGTACTACCAGGGTGACGTGGTGGAAATCGGCGGCCATGGCGAAGAGTACTTCGGCCTGACCGAGATGATCCCGCACACCCCCGAAGCCGTCAACCTGATCAGCTTCGGCCATGCCCTGCCCGTGCCTTCGCGCGTCAAGACGAACGTCCTCGAGGACGACCGTCCGATCTCCGACGGCGACGGCGCCTCGGGCGAGGCGTGGGAGAACGTCTGGGTGAAGACCTGGAACTCGGCCGTCATCGATACCACGGGCCTGGCCCAGTATCGCGAGTGGCTGATCTCGGACACCAACTCGGCCAGCGACACCCTGATGGTCGACACGTACGCGACGCTGGCTTACACGCCGACCGTCGGCGACGTGGTCACCGTGACCGGTTTCATGGACTACGAGTTCGGCACGTTCAAGATCCGTCCGATCGATGACTCGTACATCGACCTGACCGGCCTCTCGGCTGTCGACAACAACCTGCCTTCGATCGAGAAGGCCGGCGGTTTCCGTTCGGTGTCGCCGAACCCGTTCAACCCGGCCACGACGATCAAGTTCGTGGTCAACCGGAACGAGCCCGTGCAGCTGAACGTGTACAACATCCGCGGCGAGAAGGTCCGGACCCTGATCCAGGACAGCCTGCCCGCGAACGAGTACAGCCTGGTCTGGGACGGCACCGATGACGCCGGCCAGAACGTGGCGAGCGGTTCCTACTTCGCTCGTCTGCGTATCGGCAAGGAAGTCATGCAGGTCCGCCAGATGCAGCTGGTGAAGTAGCTGCTGGTTTGATTGAAGTTCGGCTCCGGCCGGACTCCTTAGCGCAAAGCCTCCTCGCCGGCTGCGGTCGGCGGGGAGGTTTTCGCATGTGTGGGGATTGCGGCGGGCGGCTCGCGTTCAGAACGCCAGACCGTTCAGAACTCCAATCCCAGCGCCCGGCACTGCCACGCCATGAACGGCGCCCCGTCCGCGCACAGCCCCGCAAACCGCGGCAGGAAGCCCGGCGCCGTGATATCGCGGTTGGCCAGCGGCGCGAACGCTGTGTAGTCCTTCAGGCGCAGCACATCGGCCAGGGGATGCTCCGGGTCATAGCCGCGCGGCACGCGCACCAGTTCGTCGCCCGAGACGGTGAAGGCCGCCTTGAAGCGACGGCCGCCGACCGCCTTGCGCCAGGCCGCGGGGTCGGCCACCACCGCCTCGCGCAACTGCTTCAGCGTGGGCCCGTCAGGATGCCACAGGCCCAGCCCGATGAACGAGGCGCCCGGCTCGAGGTGCAGGTAGAAGCCGGGCGTGTGCGCGTCCTTCCCCTTCTCGTGCCGGAAGTGCAGCCCGATGTGCGTCTTGTAGGGCGACTTGTCCTTCGCGAACCGGATGTCGCGATGGATGCGGAACAGCGAGCCGCCCTGCGGCCGCGGGTCGGCGCGGAAGTGCGGGCTGACCTTCACCAGGTGCGGCCCGAAATCGACGATGAAGCGCAGCGCCGGCTGCCGCACCTCGGCCTCGTAGCGCGGCTTCTGCTCGTCGAACCAGTCGCGGTCGTTGTTCGCCTTGAGGTCGGCCAGGAACCGGAAGAGGGCGGGTTCGAAATGGCGGTCGGGACGGCTTGGGCTCATCGTGTGGCTGCTCCCGCTGGCAGGGACGGTTTCATGCGTTGTTGTTGCTTGTGTGCTGCCCGCGCATGATACCATGCCGACTCCCCAAGACGGAGGTTCCGATGTCGACCCGTTTCCTGCTGCGTTCGGCGGTCCTTGCGGCTGCCCTGGCCCTGGGCGTTCCCCCTGCAACTCGTGCCGAGGGGCCGGCCGTTGCGCCCCCGGCGGGCGCACCGGTCGCAGCCGCGCCGGCGACGGCGCATCCCGATTTTTCCGGTCACTGGAAGCTCGACCCCAAGGCCAGCGATGACCCCGCCAGGATGGGCGGTGGGCCCGGGGGGCCGGGCGGGCCCGGCGGCCGCCCGGGCGGTGGACCAGGTGGCGGTCGTGGTGGTGGGCCTGGCGGTGGTCGCGGTGGCAGCGGCCCCGCGCTGGACCCCAACCAGGGCCGCATGCCGGGCGAAGGCTTTGACGGCTCCGAGGGCGAAGCCGGCAAGCGCGCCGAGGCCGCCGGCCGCCAGTCGGCCCGCGAGTTCGGCCTGCTGGAGATCTTCCACGAAGGCGACGAGTTCGACCTCACCGACGGCATGCAGATCTCCAGGATGCTGCGCATCGGCGGCGAGCC
This genomic window from bacterium contains:
- a CDS encoding DUF2461 domain-containing protein — its product is MSPSRPDRHFEPALFRFLADLKANNDRDWFDEQKPRYEAEVRQPALRFIVDFGPHLVKVSPHFRADPRPQGGSLFRIHRDIRFAKDKSPYKTHIGLHFRHEKGKDAHTPGFYLHLEPGASFIGLGLWHPDGPTLKQLREAVVADPAAWRKAVGGRRFKAAFTVSGDELVRVPRGYDPEHPLADVLRLKDYTAFAPLANRDITAPGFLPRFAGLCADGAPFMAWQCRALGLEF